From the Methanomicrobia archaeon genome, the window GGCACGTCTCCAGAGCCACATACCGGATGGCGAGACAACGGGCGACGGTGTGGGTGCTGCTAATACCTTCCTTGTGGTGGAATACGAACCATCAAAATCAAAACGCGGTGGCGGTGGCGGTGGAGGGGGGACTTACACTGCAACCGACTCAGATGGCGATGGGTACTCTGACATAGAGGAACTTCTTGCGGGCACGGATCCAAACAACGCGGACGACTATCCCCTCAAATCCGCGGCGACACCGGAACCAACACATACAATTACACCAACGGTAACACCAGCAGTGACACCTGTACCAACGCCTGTGGCAACGCCTGAAGCACCACCGGCAACTGCAACACCGACGCCAACGCCGGAAGAACCGGGCTTCGAAGCGATCTGTGCCATTGTAAGCCTGATAGCAATTGCATACGTGGCGCTGAGGAAGAAAAAGATGTGAACGAAAAATTCGGGGGGGAGTTTTTCTGTTTTCCTCCCTTTTTATTTCCTCCAAGATGAAAAATGAACAAGATAGCTATCACGACCATAGTCGCAATTGTAGTGTTATACGTTTGTTCATGCACCCCGGCTTTAGCCGATTACAATTTCGATGGCTGGCCGGTGGAGACGAGACTGAACGGCACCGTAAACGGCGGCGTATTCATCGACTACGTGCCCTGGGACGGCTCAAGAGATCTTTCTTTGACTACAACGATGCCAAACGGCACGGTGAAATGGGCTTATCTGTATACCGGCATCTGGGGCGGACGCGAGAGCTACAAAGGCTGGGTAAACGTAACATTCAACGGTGTTGCTGATCAGAACGGACTCGGCCCAATCCATCTACAAGGCGAAGACGATACGAATCAACATGTTTGGTGCACATCACACGGCAAATACTGGATGTTCTATAATGTTACCGGGTTAGTCGATGCGGGCACCTCGAACACCGCGAGAGTAAGGAAGATCAACGAAACGTACGGCGCCTTCGATGGGCGCGTCTACGGCATCGTGTTGATAGCGATCTATGAAGATGGCGATAACCCGAAGAATATCCAGTACTGGATAAACGACGGTAACGATGCCTTCCACTACGCAGAAGCGACGTGGCCACCGGTTGCTCACGATACTGGCACAACGTATTTCAATGGTACCGTGGATGTCGCTACTGTGACCAGAGCAAATCTGACGGTGGTGCACCTGACCGCTTATGATCCCTCTTGCAGCTCGGGCATGACGTTCAATGACCACCCCCTGAACACGAACATGCTAGATACCAACACGTTCGAGTTGAACACGTGGGATGTCTCGAGCTACGTAACCGCATCGGAGAACCTTGTCTGGTTCACTCGCTGTGAGGATACGTATATAAACGTACCGCTCGCGATCTTGACGCTTGAAAAATCTCCAGACCTCATCGCAACAGCGATTAAACCATACCACTACGAGTGGTCGGAGGAATATAACTGCTCGAAGGGCGAACCGTGGTTCAACCTCACGAACTATGTGAACGTTACGGTGTACAATAACGGGACGGGGAATGCTGGCCCCTTTGCGGTGATGCTCTATGCAAATGAGACGCAGATTGGAGCTGAATCGGTAAATGGTCTGTCGGCAGGTGCGGCTACAGAGGTGAAATTCGAATGGAAGCCCGAAGGTGAAGACCCTTTGAGCTGGATCGATACCACTGAAGGGGCTATCTGCGCTTATACTGATACCAGCAAGGAGTACGTGCTGAGAGCAGTGGTTGACGGGGGTGACGAAGTATCAGAAGAGAATGAAGAGAATAATGAACTCACAAAAGAGCAGAAGGTGGTGTGGAACGGATTCACGGGCGATGAGCCACTCGAGAATTCCCTGCACGGAAACGTGAACGGCGGGATAATTTACACGACCGGTGATGGCCAATACCGTGGTGTTAATTGTTATGGTACCAAATACGGCACGTATTACGACGTGAATTACGATTTAGCGCTGCCCGGGAATGTAACTGTAGCGCGACTGTATCTCTATTATACGTGGGCACAACCGTCGTATACCACGCCAAAGATCGGTATCAAACTCAAAGACACCTTCGGCACCGTTCATACGCTGAGTATGGAACAGAGCTATAACGATATCAAAGGCGATTTCGACGCCCATCGCTTCGTTTGGGGGACCTACGTCTTCAATATAACGAATTATATAAACAAGAGCGGCACCTATACCGTTAATATAACGAATCTGAACGACGGTGGCGATTCAGACTTTGCAACGGATTATGCGTTTGCAGCCCCTGCCATGCTCGTCGTTTATGAGAATAGTACGATGCCCGAACGAGAATACTGGCTCACTGAAGGCGCAGATATTCTCTTAGGTGGGCGACGGAGCAAAGGCGGCTTTCTTGAATTGTCGGAGTGCCGGAACACTGCACGGTTTCTTGGAGACATAGAGGTGAGTAAAGTAAAGGAAGCGAAACTTGGTGTTGTCGCCCCTTGGGCGGGCGTGAGCTGGGAGCCGGGAATGACCACATATATGTATTTTAACGATGTTGAATTGGGGCGGGGTGTGTACAGCGGCTATGGCCGTGCTTACAACATCTCAACGGACGGCATAACGATGATGGTGGGCGCTGACGATGCTCAGATAGGTGTTAACGTAACCGATGTCACGGCCTACCTCAACGCCAGTGCTAACGAGGCGATTCAAGGAGATGACGGCGATTGTATGATGCCAAGCAGCGCCATTTTGCTGCTAACGCAGGAAGAGGATATCCTTGACACGGGTTTGCCAGAATCTCGATATCCAAGTATCTCCGGGATTCATAATGGGTCAATTACGGTGGACACGAACATCACGGTGAGTAGCCTGTACACCTATCAGTGTCCAGGGACGGGCGGGCATACCGAGTTCATACGAATCTGGAATGAAACGACCGGAGCTTGCGTCAAAGGGCACTGGGACGGGTACCAAGGCGATTATCAGACCATCTCACTCAACCGAACCATAACTTTGAAAAAAGGTGTTACGTATCACTATACGATTCAAACAGGCTCGTATCCACAGATTCATCATCAGAAGGAATTACCAGTGGACGGAGGAATAGTCACGTGTGAGAAATTTACCGATGCCAACGGGAGGGAATATGATACTTGGATACCTGCCTTTATATTATATTGAGCACGAGGTGAGGTGTGAAGGATAAAATGGGTCTGCAGTGCAGGAACACTCTTGAACGAATCGCAACGGCATGCGTCTTAGCGACCTTTATTCTCCTTATCGGTCTCGCCGGTTCAGCACCGGCTCTCGCACAGAATACTTCTGGATCAGCGGGTGACGGTGAGGAGTTGCCAGACCTCACCGTTACAGCGATCAAGCCGTACCATTACAAATGGTTGGAAGATTATGGCGGCCTTGCTATGGGCGAGCCCTTTTTCAATCTATGGAATTACGTGAACGTCACGGTGAGGAATAACGGGACTGCAACAGCCACAAATGCTGAAGTGAAGCTCTATGCGGACGATGATCCGGTTGGGAGTGAAGCAATTGCTGACCTGCGCGCCGGTAAGCAGCGCGAGCTGAGATTCGCGTGGACGCCCGAAGGTGAAGATCCGTTGAGCTGGACTACTACGGCACAAGGAGCGAAACTCATCTACCGGGAGACCAATAAGAACTACACACTGCAGGCGGTGGTTGACGAAGACGAGGAAGTACAAGAGTCCAACGAGACAAATAACGAACTGACGAGAGCTCAGGAAGTCGTCTGGAACGGCTTCGCGGCT encodes:
- a CDS encoding DUF3344 domain-containing protein, with amino-acid sequence MNKIAITTIVAIVVLYVCSCTPALADYNFDGWPVETRLNGTVNGGVFIDYVPWDGSRDLSLTTTMPNGTVKWAYLYTGIWGGRESYKGWVNVTFNGVADQNGLGPIHLQGEDDTNQHVWCTSHGKYWMFYNVTGLVDAGTSNTARVRKINETYGAFDGRVYGIVLIAIYEDGDNPKNIQYWINDGNDAFHYAEATWPPVAHDTGTTYFNGTVDVATVTRANLTVVHLTAYDPSCSSGMTFNDHPLNTNMLDTNTFELNTWDVSSYVTASENLVWFTRCEDTYINVPLAILTLEKSPDLIATAIKPYHYEWSEEYNCSKGEPWFNLTNYVNVTVYNNGTGNAGPFAVMLYANETQIGAESVNGLSAGAATEVKFEWKPEGEDPLSWIDTTEGAICAYTDTSKEYVLRAVVDGGDEVSEENEENNELTKEQKVVWNGFTGDEPLENSLHGNVNGGIIYTTGDGQYRGVNCYGTKYGTYYDVNYDLALPGNVTVARLYLYYTWAQPSYTTPKIGIKLKDTFGTVHTLSMEQSYNDIKGDFDAHRFVWGTYVFNITNYINKSGTYTVNITNLNDGGDSDFATDYAFAAPAMLVVYENSTMPEREYWLTEGADILLGGRRSKGGFLELSECRNTARFLGDIEVSKVKEAKLGVVAPWAGVSWEPGMTTYMYFNDVELGRGVYSGYGRAYNISTDGITMMVGADDAQIGVNVTDVTAYLNASANEAIQGDDGDCMMPSSAILLLTQEEDILDTGLPESRYPSISGIHNGSITVDTNITVSSLYTYQCPGTGGHTEFIRIWNETTGACVKGHWDGYQGDYQTISLNRTITLKKGVTYHYTIQTGSYPQIHHQKELPVDGGIVTCEKFTDANGREYDTWIPAFILY